The window CGGGCATTGTAAGAAGGTGTTTCGCGCAGGACGCGTTTTGCTGATTTACACTGCGTACACCAAAACTCATCTGTAACAAGGAAATAACCTATGGGCGTGCTTAGCGAGTTCAAGGCCTTCGCGGTCAAAGGCAATGTGGTCGACATGGCCGTCGGTATCATCATCGGTGCCGCGTTCGGCAAAATCGTTTCGTCCTTTGTCGGTGATGTGATCATGCCGCCAATCGGTCTGCTGATCGGCGGCGTCGACTTCAGCGATCTGGCCATTACGCTGAAAGCCGCCGAAGGCAATGCCCCTGCGGTGATGCTGGCTTACGGCAAGTTCATCCAGAGCATCCTTGATTTTGTGATCGTCGCTTTCGCGATCTTCATGGGCGTCAAAGCCATCAACCGCTTGAAACGCGAAGAAGCCGTGGCGCCTACCCTGCCACCGGTGCCAACCAAAGAAGAAGAATTGCTGGGCGAGATCCGCGATCTGCTCAAGGCCCAGAACACCCGGCCCTGAACCCATCGCACGATAAAAAACGGCGCCTGTGGGCGCCGTTTGTTTACCAGTAGTTTTCTACCGCGACCTGGCCAGGCCTGCGGGTCAGGCTGAGGCTCATGTGGCGCTTTTTCAACAGCGCGCGAGTGTCGTCGATCATTTGCGGGTTACCGCACAACATGACCCGCGAGTGTTCGGCAGTCAGCTCAACGCCTGCAGCACGCTCCAATTCACCGTTCTCGATCAGCGTGGTGATTCGGCCATGCAGCGCATCCGGGTGTTGCTCGCGGGTGACAGTGGCAATGAACTGCAGTTTGTGAATGTGCTCGGCGAGGTAATCACGCTGCGCCAGTTCGGCGATCAGTGTCTGGTAGGCAAGTTCGCGCGCCTCTCTGACGCTGTACACAAGGATGATGCGCTGGAATTTCTCCCACACCTCGAAGTCCTGCAGGATCGACAGGAAAGGCGCCACCCCTGTGCCTGTGGACAATAGCCATAAATCGCGACCGTCGACGAAACGATCAAGGGTCAGATAGCCGAACGCCTGGCGATCGACCAGCAGCGAGTCGCCAACCTCAAGCCGACTCAGCTCACTGGTGAACTCGCCCCCGGGCACCACAATGGAAAAGAACTCAAGAAACTCATCGAAGGGAGATGACACCATGGAGTAGGCACGCCACACGGTGCTGCCATCGGCCCTGGTCACGCCGAGTCGAGCGAACTGACCCGCCCGAAAACGAAATCCCGCGTCGCGGGTTGTACGCAAGGTGAACAGACTGGGGGTCAAGGGTTGTATGGCCACGAGGGTCTGCCGGGTGAACTTCTCTGTACTGGCTGTCATAGGGCACTCCATTCAACGGTTGCCACCAGTTTCCCGCAAAGCCACGCGCTTAAATACCACCGATTTGTAATGGCATTCAGCACGTATTTCGTGCTTGTAAATCCTGTACAAAACCATGACATTTATGACTAATAAGTAAAACTTTGTAAAAGATGTCACACCCCATATAAAACAATATGTACTTAAGAACTAGTTATTCAGTTTTTACTCCATTCAAGTGCAAAAAAATCAAAACAATGCGTAGGGAAGGTCCTACACTCGTTGGCGTGCGGATCCGGTTGGATCCAAAAAAGCACCCCAGTTATCGCATGGAGCTTTGGTAATGGAAACGTGGAAGGAGTCGCAGTTAAAGCAACTGACTTTCGCCAAAGGTATAGATTCGGCATATCCGATATTGCTCAGATTTGCCGAAAATCTGGGTTTTAACTTTTGTGCGATATCGGTTACTTCGCCCCGGCAGGTCACGCAATTAAACGCCTTGCAAATCAACAACTACCCTCAAGACTGGAATCAAAAATATGAAAAAGACAACTTCAATCAAATTGATCCCGTAATAGCACACTGCAATCATTCAATGATCCCCATCGTCTGGAATGAAAAGGCATTCTCAAA of the Pseudomonas sp. Seg1 genome contains:
- the mscL gene encoding large-conductance mechanosensitive channel protein MscL, encoding MGVLSEFKAFAVKGNVVDMAVGIIIGAAFGKIVSSFVGDVIMPPIGLLIGGVDFSDLAITLKAAEGNAPAVMLAYGKFIQSILDFVIVAFAIFMGVKAINRLKREEAVAPTLPPVPTKEEELLGEIRDLLKAQNTRP
- a CDS encoding ferredoxin--NADP reductase; this translates as MTASTEKFTRQTLVAIQPLTPSLFTLRTTRDAGFRFRAGQFARLGVTRADGSTVWRAYSMVSSPFDEFLEFFSIVVPGGEFTSELSRLEVGDSLLVDRQAFGYLTLDRFVDGRDLWLLSTGTGVAPFLSILQDFEVWEKFQRIILVYSVREARELAYQTLIAELAQRDYLAEHIHKLQFIATVTREQHPDALHGRITTLIENGELERAAGVELTAEHSRVMLCGNPQMIDDTRALLKKRHMSLSLTRRPGQVAVENYW